A window from Candidatus Arthromitus sp. SFB-rat-Yit encodes these proteins:
- a CDS encoding GNAT family N-acetyltransferase yields MLIIEPICEKSLTYILKNIDYDFNTLVPKNASQYQINKFILHNDKIRCFNSLGYFVIKLKKDLSPIGFISIIPRYIHENLINELGYFIIKYYRNNNFMKEAIFHTLNYVFNNTNIDKIYSLVEDSNSVSKHILLNIMMFNFIGSLPNCSKLTQVYYLTKSKFLNQKELIYIKTNKCLIKNKRTLI; encoded by the coding sequence ATTTTAATTATAGAACCTATTTGTGAAAAAAGTTTAACCTATATATTAAAAAATATTGATTATGATTTTAATACTCTTGTACCTAAGAATGCATCTCAATATCAAATTAATAAATTTATTCTACATAACGATAAAATACGTTGCTTTAATTCATTGGGATATTTTGTGATTAAATTAAAAAAGGATTTATCTCCAATTGGTTTTATATCTATTATACCTAGATATATACATGAAAATTTAATTAATGAACTTGGATATTTTATTATAAAATATTACAGAAATAATAATTTTATGAAAGAAGCTATATTTCATACTTTAAATTATGTATTCAACAATACAAATATAGATAAAATATATTCTCTTGTTGAAGATTCAAATTCAGTATCAAAACACATATTATTAAATATTATGATGTTCAATTTTATTGGCTCATTACCAAATTGTAGTAAATTAACACAAGTATACTATTTAACTAAGTCAAAATTTTTAAATCAAAAAGAGCTTATATATATTAAAACAAATAAATGTTTAATTAAAAATAAAAGAACCTTGATTTAA
- a CDS encoding BMP family lipoprotein, translating into MKKRKLFPMFISIAASIFFLVGCNSISSTQENTSNNSDSGQVVEGRKLIVGMITDEGSLGDKSFNDITYKGLTKAKEDFGIDLQVLEPKQNTDFIPYMERLSKNSDLVVGVGYKLKEVISDASKKNSKVNYVMIDDVVEGDNVYNINFKEEEGSFLAGVLAGMMTKTNKIGFIGGTDSPLIKKFEVGFIAGVKSVNPEAGKLLEDGNTSRYAGTFSDVSKGYEIGKSLFDDGVDIVYHAAGAVGIGMFRAAKETGNYCIGVDQDQTLTLPEYEDVILTSMIKKLDIAVYDVVRKTLENGFVATTVELGLKDGAVSLVENKNGKVTQQVLDKVEEYSNKIKNGEIVVPKTIEELKNFNI; encoded by the coding sequence ATGAAAAAGAGAAAACTTTTTCCTATGTTCATTTCTATAGCTGCTTCAATTTTTTTCTTAGTAGGTTGTAATTCTATTTCATCTACTCAAGAAAATACTTCTAACAACTCGGATTCTGGACAAGTAGTTGAGGGGAGGAAATTAATAGTTGGTATGATTACTGACGAAGGATCTCTTGGCGATAAATCTTTTAATGATATAACTTATAAGGGGCTGACAAAGGCTAAAGAAGATTTTGGAATTGATCTTCAGGTATTGGAACCTAAGCAGAATACAGATTTCATACCTTATATGGAGAGGTTATCAAAAAATAGCGATTTGGTTGTAGGTGTTGGATATAAGTTAAAGGAAGTTATTAGTGATGCATCTAAAAAGAATTCTAAAGTTAATTATGTTATGATAGATGATGTAGTAGAAGGGGATAATGTGTACAATATTAACTTTAAAGAAGAAGAAGGGTCGTTTTTAGCTGGGGTTTTAGCCGGTATGATGACAAAAACTAATAAAATTGGTTTTATTGGAGGAACTGATTCTCCATTAATTAAAAAATTTGAAGTTGGTTTTATTGCTGGAGTTAAGAGTGTTAATCCAGAAGCAGGAAAACTTTTAGAGGATGGCAATACTTCTAGATATGCAGGTACATTCTCGGATGTGTCTAAAGGTTATGAAATAGGTAAGTCTCTTTTTGATGATGGTGTCGATATAGTATATCATGCTGCTGGAGCTGTTGGTATAGGTATGTTTAGGGCTGCAAAGGAAACTGGAAATTATTGTATTGGTGTAGATCAAGATCAAACACTTACGCTTCCTGAATATGAAGATGTAATACTTACTTCGATGATTAAAAAATTAGATATTGCTGTATATGATGTTGTAAGGAAAACTTTGGAGAATGGATTTGTTGCTACTACAGTTGAATTAGGATTAAAAGATGGAGCTGTATCTTTAGTTGAGAATAAAAACGGAAAGGTTACTCAACAAGTATTAGATAAGGTTGAAGAGTATAGTAATAAGATAAAAAATGGAGAAATAGTTGTACCTAAAACTATTGAAGAACTTAAAAATTTTAATATATAA